Proteins encoded within one genomic window of Paenarthrobacter sp. JL.01a:
- a CDS encoding LacI family DNA-binding transcriptional regulator: MSGITGPHGAHGQAGATLRRKPTINDVAEIAGVSFGTVSRVLNNAPDVSAATRERVLQAIKDIGYRRNRAATALVTNRSTSIGLLSDGSPRFGPVGTLMALETVARKKGYATTVISVEQPYEESVQAALDTLDDTGVGGIIVVAPMVDMASAVWNATCRVPVEMIAAGASSTPKVFTYSEDQELGARLATGHLIDLGHTDIAHLAGSMDWFDGRVRKSGWEAALRDAGLPQGLCLEGDWSPRWAYETGLDLVRENRIPQAVFAASDHTALGLIRAFTENGIRVPEDVSVVGFDDIEGSDYFLPPLTTVRQDFTALALMSMEVLLGAMEGREVDRTPIAPTLVVRGSSRRVAS; the protein is encoded by the coding sequence GTGTCAGGCATAACGGGTCCACATGGAGCCCACGGGCAAGCAGGAGCCACATTGCGGCGGAAGCCGACCATCAACGACGTCGCGGAAATCGCCGGTGTGTCCTTCGGCACCGTCTCGCGGGTCCTGAACAACGCCCCCGACGTCAGTGCCGCTACCCGCGAACGCGTCCTGCAGGCCATCAAGGACATCGGGTACCGCAGGAACCGCGCAGCAACGGCGCTGGTCACCAACCGGTCGACGTCCATCGGGCTGCTCTCCGACGGCTCCCCGCGGTTTGGCCCGGTCGGGACGCTCATGGCCCTTGAAACCGTCGCGCGGAAGAAGGGCTACGCCACCACTGTTATCAGTGTCGAGCAGCCCTATGAAGAATCCGTGCAGGCCGCCCTGGACACCTTGGATGACACCGGTGTCGGGGGAATCATCGTCGTCGCACCCATGGTCGATATGGCATCGGCGGTCTGGAATGCCACCTGCCGGGTCCCGGTCGAGATGATCGCAGCCGGAGCATCATCAACTCCGAAGGTCTTCACCTATTCGGAAGACCAGGAGCTCGGAGCCCGGCTCGCCACCGGGCACCTCATAGACCTGGGACACACCGACATCGCCCATCTGGCCGGCTCCATGGATTGGTTCGACGGGCGGGTGCGCAAGAGCGGCTGGGAAGCTGCATTGCGTGACGCCGGACTTCCGCAGGGACTTTGCCTGGAGGGAGATTGGAGCCCGCGCTGGGCCTACGAAACCGGCCTTGACCTCGTCCGGGAGAACAGAATTCCCCAGGCGGTTTTCGCGGCGAGTGACCACACCGCGCTGGGCCTGATCCGGGCGTTCACCGAGAACGGCATCCGGGTCCCCGAGGACGTAAGTGTGGTCGGCTTCGACGACATTGAGGGTTCGGACTATTTCCTGCCTCCGCTGACCACTGTGCGCCAGGACTTTACGGCCCTGGCGCTCATGAGCATGGAGGTGCTCCTGGGTGCCATGGAAGGAAGGGAAGTTGACCGCACTCCAATCGCACCCACACTTGTTGTGCGTGGGAGCTCAAGGCGCGTAGCCTCGTAG
- a CDS encoding substrate-binding domain-containing protein, producing MMIRRLPLVALAAVLSLSVASCSSSAATTSNAPDAGVSEKAQQALEKIKGQVLSKGPNGETPSPASVADLTPEEIEKVKALNAKAAIVMHYGGNDWATAQVNGLKSEFEKLGIKVIATTDANFKPDKQVSDIETVMTQNPNVLVSIPTDPVATASAYKKAAAAGAKLVFMDNVPQGLTPGTDYVSVVSADNYGNGVVSAHQMAKALGGKGKIGLVFHQADFFVTKQRHEGFKDTITKEYPDIQIVEEKGIAGPDFAGDAQAAANAMISKYPDLAGIWAVWDVPAEGVMAAARAAGRQDLKIATEDLGKNVAIALAKDELVVGLGAQVPFDQGVTEARLAAGALIGKQAPPYVALSALPVDHANVLDAWKQVYHEDAPKDIQDSYKK from the coding sequence ATGATGATCCGCAGGCTTCCCCTCGTGGCTTTGGCCGCCGTCCTGTCACTTTCCGTCGCCTCGTGCAGCAGTTCGGCAGCGACAACCTCGAATGCGCCGGACGCCGGAGTGTCCGAAAAAGCCCAGCAGGCCCTCGAAAAGATCAAGGGGCAGGTCCTCAGCAAGGGACCCAATGGCGAGACGCCCTCACCGGCATCCGTCGCGGACCTGACGCCGGAAGAGATCGAAAAGGTCAAGGCACTGAACGCCAAGGCCGCCATCGTGATGCACTACGGTGGCAACGACTGGGCAACAGCGCAGGTCAACGGGCTCAAGAGTGAATTCGAGAAGCTCGGCATCAAGGTCATCGCCACAACGGACGCCAACTTCAAGCCGGACAAGCAGGTGTCGGACATCGAGACCGTCATGACGCAGAACCCGAATGTCCTCGTCTCCATCCCCACGGATCCTGTGGCCACCGCCTCGGCCTACAAGAAAGCCGCAGCTGCCGGCGCCAAGCTCGTCTTCATGGACAACGTCCCGCAGGGACTGACTCCCGGGACGGACTACGTCTCGGTCGTATCCGCTGACAACTATGGCAACGGCGTCGTTTCTGCCCACCAGATGGCCAAGGCACTGGGCGGCAAAGGCAAGATCGGCCTGGTGTTCCACCAAGCCGACTTCTTCGTGACCAAGCAGCGCCATGAAGGATTCAAGGACACCATCACCAAGGAATACCCGGACATCCAGATCGTGGAGGAAAAGGGCATCGCAGGCCCCGACTTCGCCGGGGACGCACAGGCTGCAGCCAACGCCATGATCAGCAAGTACCCCGACCTCGCCGGCATCTGGGCCGTGTGGGACGTTCCGGCAGAAGGCGTCATGGCGGCAGCACGCGCCGCTGGACGGCAGGACCTGAAAATCGCCACCGAGGACCTCGGTAAGAATGTGGCGATTGCCCTGGCCAAGGACGAACTCGTCGTCGGCCTCGGCGCCCAGGTTCCGTTTGACCAGGGCGTCACCGAAGCCCGCCTTGCCGCAGGAGCACTTATCGGCAAGCAGGCCCCTCCGTACGTCGCGCTGAGCGCACTGCCGGTTGACCACGCGAACGTCCTTGATGCCTGGAAGCAGGTCTACCACGAGGACGCACCCAAGGACATCCAGGACTCCTACAAGAAGTAG
- a CDS encoding DUF1345 domain-containing protein, whose product MNGRILSARRALVCVGFGVVAGAAAGLALAPALAPLVVWCTAGIIALAWAWRISWQQDPAGTERVAREESASRLTDNAVITACLVSIAAVGVALFQSGNQDGDVASAALVILGVLGTFVAWALVNTVYALKYARLYYVDRDGGGFDDKRGREPAYSDFAYFAFTVGMTYAPPEVETGSTEVRRKALPHALLSYFFGTVLIAVSLNAVTNLAQG is encoded by the coding sequence ATGAACGGTCGGATCCTCTCAGCCCGCCGCGCCCTCGTCTGCGTGGGATTCGGGGTCGTGGCCGGCGCAGCAGCCGGGCTCGCCCTGGCCCCCGCCCTTGCGCCCTTGGTTGTCTGGTGCACGGCCGGCATCATTGCGCTGGCCTGGGCATGGCGGATCAGTTGGCAGCAGGATCCGGCAGGGACGGAGCGGGTTGCCCGTGAGGAATCTGCCTCCCGGTTGACCGACAATGCAGTCATCACAGCCTGCCTGGTGAGTATCGCTGCGGTGGGAGTTGCGTTGTTCCAGTCGGGAAACCAGGACGGTGACGTGGCTTCGGCGGCTCTGGTGATCCTCGGGGTGCTCGGCACCTTTGTCGCCTGGGCGCTGGTCAACACGGTCTATGCCTTGAAGTACGCCCGCCTGTACTATGTCGACCGCGACGGTGGCGGCTTCGACGACAAACGGGGGAGGGAACCTGCCTACAGTGACTTCGCGTACTTCGCCTTTACGGTGGGTATGACTTACGCTCCTCCCGAAGTCGAGACAGGCAGCACCGAGGTCCGGCGCAAAGCTCTTCCCCACGCTCTCTTGTCGTACTTTTTCGGTACGGTCCTGATCGCGGTATCCCTTAACGCGGTCACCAACCTCGCCCAAGGATGA